The following are encoded in a window of Halorarum salinum genomic DNA:
- a CDS encoding MFS transporter codes for MGYSFGMGRREWLFGLLISSVHGGQHVFLRLLPPLIPILVVDLNATLWQLGLLVSVYLFAGGLFQAPLGILSDRTDRLHLLVPAFVAMSVGYLILLAAPTAGAALPAFTLRGEAFTGEFQVMALGMFVAGIGYSAVHPVGYPLITRNVTADNRGKVLGMWGSASKLGDASAPLLVGVFILVLPWEGILLGISLLGLVYAAGLFALFRYGGYETEPADTGPDEEAPSDAVAEWRRNPREFLFPIAVVVVFFFFILFTGNGIQTFTPVFVADVYGYSFSLAGVTLRPESVANFYFAVLLVSGAVSQILTGTLSDLYDPRSVLLGLLAASTLGLLVLSLVRLTPVTLLVTFALLGSCLFGVNPVRDTLITDITPPEYEGRTFGYVWTIALVGSSGYPVLIGYLGDTIGIQSSFAYLALGTFGAMAAIGILYSSRVYRAPSTVEPDV; via the coding sequence ATGGGATACTCGTTCGGGATGGGGAGACGCGAGTGGCTCTTCGGCCTGCTCATCTCCTCGGTACACGGCGGCCAGCACGTGTTCCTCAGGTTGCTCCCGCCGCTCATCCCCATTCTCGTCGTCGACCTGAACGCGACGCTCTGGCAACTCGGCCTGCTCGTGAGCGTCTACCTCTTCGCCGGCGGGTTGTTCCAGGCGCCACTCGGTATCCTCTCTGATCGGACCGATCGTCTCCACCTGCTGGTGCCGGCGTTCGTCGCGATGTCGGTCGGCTACCTGATCCTGCTCGCGGCCCCGACCGCGGGGGCGGCACTGCCCGCGTTCACCCTCCGCGGTGAGGCGTTCACGGGGGAGTTCCAGGTGATGGCGCTCGGCATGTTCGTGGCCGGGATCGGCTACAGCGCGGTCCACCCCGTCGGCTACCCGCTCATCACGCGGAACGTGACGGCCGACAACAGGGGGAAGGTGCTCGGCATGTGGGGAAGTGCGTCGAAACTCGGCGACGCGTCGGCGCCACTGCTCGTCGGCGTGTTCATCCTGGTTCTCCCGTGGGAGGGGATCCTGCTGGGCATCAGCCTGCTCGGACTCGTCTACGCCGCCGGACTGTTCGCCCTCTTTCGGTACGGGGGCTACGAGACGGAACCCGCCGACACCGGCCCGGACGAGGAAGCCCCCTCGGACGCGGTCGCGGAGTGGCGACGCAACCCCCGGGAGTTCCTGTTCCCCATCGCCGTCGTCGTGGTGTTCTTCTTCTTCATCCTCTTCACCGGCAACGGCATCCAGACGTTCACGCCGGTGTTCGTCGCCGACGTGTACGGCTACTCGTTCTCGCTCGCCGGCGTGACGCTCCGGCCGGAGTCGGTCGCGAACTTCTACTTCGCCGTGTTGCTGGTGAGCGGTGCAGTCTCACAGATCCTCACGGGCACGCTCTCGGACCTGTACGACCCCCGGTCGGTACTTCTCGGCCTGCTCGCCGCTTCGACGCTCGGCCTCCTCGTCCTCTCGCTGGTCAGGCTGACCCCGGTCACCCTGCTGGTCACGTTCGCGCTCCTCGGGAGTTGTCTGTTCGGCGTGAACCCGGTTCGGGACACGCTCATCACCGACATCACGCCCCCCGAGTACGAGGGGCGGACGTTCGGCTACGTCTGGACGATCGCACTCGTCGGGAGTTCCGGGTATCCGGTCCTCATCGGCTATCTCGGGGACACCATCGGCATCCAGTCCAGTTTCGCGTACCTCGCGCTCGGCACGTTCGGCGCGATGGCGGCGATCGGAATCCTCTACAGCTCGCGCGTCTATCGAGCCCCGTCGACGGTCGAGCCCGACGTGTGA
- a CDS encoding sulfatase-like hydrolase/transferase gives MSVTFGDWFSEMVEHLREQPSKAPLYLVFTVYLTVWYAITSRWPVGEGIYEFDWDVLLVLDACRVDALREVADEYDFIEEVESKWSVGSQSAEWIANTFTESWKEEIKGTTYISGNGYSDAVLAGRHFPPANNTTPLDLASWSVVYEYEFQSHIAVWETYHDETYGSVLPEPMTDYTIEVGRRGNSERIITHYTQPHLPYVGTAFREGRKATEREERGYELLQEGRASCEDVYNDYLETLRWVLDDVEELLENIDAGKVVITSDHGEAFGEWHAYGHPEGFPHPVVRRVPWVETTATDEHTREPDIDFEEQTTIEVEEHLRDLGYR, from the coding sequence ATGAGCGTCACTTTCGGTGATTGGTTCTCGGAGATGGTGGAGCACCTTCGGGAACAACCGAGCAAGGCTCCACTATATCTTGTATTCACGGTCTATCTCACTGTTTGGTACGCGATTACGTCTCGTTGGCCGGTCGGAGAAGGCATCTACGAGTTCGATTGGGACGTGCTTCTCGTGCTAGACGCCTGTCGCGTCGATGCGCTTAGGGAGGTGGCTGACGAGTACGATTTCATCGAGGAGGTAGAGAGCAAGTGGTCTGTCGGAAGCCAATCAGCGGAATGGATAGCGAACACGTTCACTGAGTCCTGGAAGGAGGAAATCAAAGGCACGACGTACATCTCCGGAAACGGGTATAGTGACGCCGTCCTTGCCGGCCGTCACTTCCCACCCGCGAACAACACTACACCACTCGACCTCGCGTCGTGGTCGGTCGTCTACGAATACGAGTTCCAGTCTCATATCGCTGTCTGGGAGACATACCACGACGAGACGTACGGGTCAGTCCTACCAGAACCGATGACCGATTACACAATTGAAGTAGGACGGCGCGGCAATTCTGAGCGGATCATAACGCACTATACTCAGCCGCACCTGCCGTACGTCGGCACAGCGTTTAGAGAGGGGCGGAAAGCGACCGAACGCGAGGAGCGAGGATACGAACTACTTCAGGAAGGAAGGGCGTCCTGTGAAGACGTATACAATGACTATCTGGAGACGCTTAGATGGGTGCTCGATGACGTGGAAGAACTCTTGGAGAACATCGACGCAGGGAAGGTCGTCATCACGTCGGACCACGGTGAAGCGTTTGGTGAGTGGCACGCATATGGGCATCCGGAGGGATTCCCACATCCAGTCGTCCGGAGAGTGCCATGGGTTGAGACGACTGCAACGGACGAGCATACGCGGGAGCCTGACATTGATTTTGAGGAGCAAACAACGATTGAGGTCGAAGAACACCTTCGCGATCTCGGATATCGCTGA
- the aglG gene encoding glucosyl-dolichyl phosphate glucuronosyltransferase has product MKVSVVVCTYAMDRYEPFSEAVESILEQTYDPLEVVLVVDGNGDVYERVREDFGDKEDVVLHCNDENRGISFSRTKGAELASGEIVAFIDDDATAESDWVEQLVSVYESTDAIAVGGDVRPDWQVDRPGFFPEEFYWLVGCVEPGFAEDGEEVRNTYGSNISYRREEFLRVGGYDPNTGRKGDKHLQAHEAPVGIRLLKEYGRGMVFTEDAVVHHKLFGYRGEFGWLVSRSFWQGYSKRVMDLLYPDAPDSKNAYLKQLLTYFVPARVKQLVRSPSVAALLQLVSIFVFTGAVGLGYLYAMATPNVVAKANT; this is encoded by the coding sequence ATGAAGGTCTCCGTCGTCGTCTGCACGTACGCGATGGACCGCTACGAGCCGTTCAGCGAGGCGGTCGAGAGCATCCTGGAGCAGACCTACGACCCCCTGGAGGTCGTGCTGGTAGTCGACGGGAACGGAGACGTGTACGAACGCGTGCGCGAGGACTTCGGGGACAAAGAGGACGTCGTACTCCACTGCAACGACGAGAATCGGGGCATCTCGTTCAGCCGGACGAAGGGGGCCGAACTGGCGTCGGGCGAGATCGTCGCGTTCATCGACGACGACGCGACCGCGGAGTCAGATTGGGTCGAACAGCTGGTGTCGGTGTACGAGTCGACGGATGCGATCGCCGTCGGTGGGGACGTCCGTCCCGACTGGCAGGTCGATCGGCCGGGCTTCTTCCCGGAGGAGTTCTACTGGCTCGTCGGCTGTGTGGAACCAGGCTTCGCCGAGGACGGCGAGGAGGTGCGGAACACGTACGGGTCGAACATCTCGTATCGCCGCGAGGAGTTCCTGCGTGTGGGTGGGTACGACCCGAACACGGGTCGCAAGGGCGACAAGCACCTCCAGGCCCACGAGGCTCCGGTGGGGATTCGGCTACTGAAGGAGTACGGTCGGGGAATGGTGTTCACCGAGGACGCCGTGGTGCATCACAAACTGTTCGGCTATCGCGGGGAGTTCGGATGGCTGGTGTCGCGCTCGTTCTGGCAGGGCTACTCGAAGCGCGTGATGGATCTGCTGTATCCGGACGCGCCCGATAGCAAGAATGCCTACCTGAAGCAGTTGCTGACGTACTTCGTTCCGGCCCGTGTGAAGCAGCTCGTTCGGTCACCATCTGTCGCCGCTCTGTTGCAGTTGGTGTCAATCTTCGTGTTTACGGGGGCGGTTGGACTGGGGTACTTGTACGCGATGGCGACACCGAACGTAGTTGCGAAGGCGAACACGTGA
- a CDS encoding DUF368 domain-containing protein — protein sequence MGTADAVPGVSGGTIALITGIYDRLIAAVTAFDADLLGRALTGLTGDRNSLREAWREADATFLLVLGVGILAAVLTITRVLHVAIETRPAPTFGFFFGLIAASAIVLRDELHLDSRRRITAAVTGAALAFLVSGQASAVLPNSPATTAFAGAFAVSAMILPGISGSLVLVILGQYERMSGALSAFQDAVIGVAGGADPSTLVAPGTTVVSFIAGGVVGLLSIAHLIRRALERDRETTMAFLVGLIVGALRAPVSSAGENLAELGRGWTPETVGLFVVAGLVGALAIFAIDRAAGGIEL from the coding sequence ATGGGCACCGCGGACGCTGTTCCCGGGGTCTCGGGTGGCACCATCGCGCTCATCACAGGCATCTACGACCGCCTCATCGCGGCCGTGACCGCCTTCGACGCGGACCTGCTCGGGCGCGCACTCACTGGGTTGACCGGCGACCGGAACAGCCTCCGCGAGGCGTGGCGGGAGGCCGACGCGACGTTCCTGCTCGTCCTCGGAGTCGGCATCCTCGCCGCAGTGCTCACCATCACGCGCGTGCTCCACGTCGCGATCGAGACCCGGCCAGCGCCGACGTTCGGCTTCTTCTTCGGGCTCATCGCCGCCTCGGCGATCGTGCTCCGGGACGAACTCCACCTCGACTCCCGGCGCCGAATCACCGCGGCGGTCACCGGGGCCGCCCTTGCGTTCCTCGTCTCCGGGCAGGCCTCGGCGGTCCTGCCAAACTCGCCTGCGACGACCGCGTTCGCGGGCGCATTCGCCGTCAGCGCCATGATCCTGCCCGGCATCTCCGGGTCGCTCGTGCTCGTCATCCTCGGGCAGTACGAGCGGATGTCGGGCGCGCTCTCGGCGTTCCAGGACGCCGTGATCGGGGTCGCCGGGGGTGCGGACCCGTCGACGCTCGTCGCGCCGGGGACGACGGTCGTCTCGTTCATCGCCGGCGGCGTCGTCGGCCTGCTCTCGATCGCGCACCTGATCCGGCGGGCGCTCGAACGCGACCGCGAGACGACGATGGCGTTCCTCGTCGGCCTCATCGTCGGGGCGCTCCGCGCGCCAGTGTCGAGCGCCGGCGAGAACCTCGCGGAACTGGGTCGCGGGTGGACGCCCGAGACGGTCGGGCTGTTCGTCGTGGCCGGCCTCGTCGGCGCGCTGGCCATCTTTGCGATCGATCGCGCCGCGGGCGGGATCGAACTCTAG
- a CDS encoding DUF7344 domain-containing protein, whose translation MGRDEDCRTGPGEDDPADSDGASAAPSRDDLFRALASSPRRRVLFVLLEWRESSVEELSDALAGWRAATRDEPVGLDERDRIRTRLVHVELPTLEECGLVTVGDDGDVTLVDAGASARRMIRLGVELE comes from the coding sequence ATGGGACGAGACGAGGACTGCCGAACCGGACCGGGCGAGGACGACCCCGCCGACAGCGACGGTGCGAGCGCCGCCCCCTCACGGGATGACCTGTTCAGGGCGCTCGCCAGTTCGCCGAGGCGACGGGTCCTCTTCGTACTCCTCGAGTGGCGGGAGTCGTCGGTCGAGGAGCTCTCCGACGCCCTCGCCGGCTGGCGGGCGGCGACGCGGGACGAGCCGGTCGGCCTGGACGAACGCGACCGGATCCGGACGCGACTCGTCCACGTCGAACTCCCGACGCTGGAGGAGTGCGGGCTCGTCACCGTCGGCGACGACGGCGACGTGACGCTCGTCGACGCGGGGGCGTCGGCGCGCAGGATGATCAGGCTCGGGGTCGAACTGGAATGA
- a CDS encoding DICT sensory domain-containing protein, giving the protein MTLGSLLEDAERRRLSVIAYGASAAAVADRFETRNATVERRPLPADAPAEFVVVRDAGFRGAIGSETLETFLSPPIRRPWDLDSLSPAYRALFDLLDDAVFASLNRRQLLATAREFEDRAYRVGHGTLRVGFQSASAFRAQEEVYRWLVAETDLDVHVYVAPEDARGVDRDRWPVTFHTEPAEEIGRYWFLVFDGAGDDERTFSLVAEEHEDGKYYGFWTYDPATVERAIEALI; this is encoded by the coding sequence GTGACGCTCGGGTCGCTGCTCGAGGACGCCGAACGGAGGCGGCTATCGGTGATCGCGTACGGCGCCAGCGCCGCGGCGGTCGCCGACCGGTTCGAGACGCGCAACGCGACCGTCGAGCGCCGTCCGCTCCCGGCGGACGCGCCCGCGGAGTTCGTCGTCGTCCGCGACGCCGGGTTCCGCGGCGCGATCGGAAGCGAGACCCTCGAGACGTTCCTCTCGCCGCCGATCCGCCGCCCCTGGGACCTCGATTCGCTGTCACCCGCCTACCGGGCGCTGTTCGACCTCCTCGACGACGCCGTGTTCGCGTCGCTGAACCGGCGCCAGTTGCTCGCGACCGCCCGGGAGTTCGAGGACCGGGCCTACCGGGTCGGCCACGGGACGCTCCGCGTGGGGTTCCAGTCCGCGTCAGCGTTCCGCGCACAGGAGGAGGTGTACCGGTGGCTCGTCGCGGAGACCGACCTCGACGTCCACGTCTACGTCGCGCCCGAGGACGCGAGAGGCGTCGACCGCGACCGATGGCCCGTGACGTTCCACACGGAACCGGCCGAGGAGATCGGGCGGTACTGGTTCCTCGTGTTCGACGGCGCCGGCGACGACGAGCGGACGTTCTCCCTGGTCGCCGAGGAGCACGAGGACGGGAAGTACTACGGGTTCTGGACGTACGACCCCGCCACGGTGGAGCGTGCCATCGAGGCGCTGATCTGA
- a CDS encoding DUF371 domain-containing protein, whose amino-acid sequence MTHECEQVVQARGHEHVSAEHASTFELTSDDWLTPAGDCILAVEADRTPADFDEAFVTACQDADAHITVTFEAAGVEDVVEGRGHPDLTFADDRSLVGRTSDYVDERTVLINANKAAADLDRKLVTALARGAPLTVTFRVD is encoded by the coding sequence GTGACGCACGAGTGCGAGCAGGTCGTCCAGGCTCGGGGACACGAACACGTCAGTGCCGAGCACGCGAGCACGTTCGAACTCACGAGCGACGACTGGCTCACCCCCGCGGGCGACTGTATCCTCGCGGTGGAGGCCGACCGGACCCCCGCAGACTTCGACGAGGCATTCGTTACGGCCTGCCAGGACGCCGACGCGCACATCACAGTCACGTTCGAGGCGGCAGGCGTCGAGGATGTGGTGGAGGGGCGAGGCCACCCGGACCTCACGTTCGCCGACGACCGGAGTCTCGTCGGGCGGACGAGCGACTACGTGGACGAGCGGACCGTACTGATCAACGCGAACAAGGCGGCCGCGGACCTCGATCGGAAACTCGTGACGGCGCTCGCGCGCGGCGCACCGCTGACCGTGACGTTCCGCGTCGACTAG
- a CDS encoding oligosaccharyl transferase, archaeosortase A system-associated: MSNGSDSDATPDGGEPSTSVPGLDYDFEGKSVLDILKDFYHVPALLVVGVVMLWIRLQSYSNFTRGGEVYFNGNDAWYHLRETTYAVQNWPFTMPYDPWTYFPYGTSAGQFGTLYDQLVATAALVVGLGSPSQELIARTLLVAPAVFGALTVIPTYLLGKRLGGRLGGIFATVILMLLPGTFLRRTLVGFADHNGAEPFFMGMAVVALMVALAVAQEDRPIWELVESREWDALRRPVIWSVLAGVATGLYIWVWPPGVLLVGIFGAYVVYQVVSDYTGGRSPDHVAFVAAISMTVTAAMAMLRFHETTFGASSFGFLQPFVALSVAVAAVTLAWLARQFDARSFEDPRAERYAFPGTVALLGLVGVVVLVTAPISFLGGIERNLLRFVGFSAGAATRTIGEAQPFLQSGLAQYYSSTGVVMAEYGFAFVTALVAAIWMLVKPLWKRGEEDDYLLLGVATALVLFMFVGRSLYNDFAGILGVNPQLLGLAIVAALVFAATVRVRYDAEHLFAFVWVVFITAAAFTQVRFNYYLALGVAAFNAYFIREILAAIDVDLSRESLPEIETYQAITVAMVVLLVLTPVLMVPLSLGNTGSPGIDRTNTAWQTGNSTGPGSVVYWDESLQWMNDNTPAQGDYGGADNADQLEYYGNYEQPPEGDYDYPEGAYGVQSWWDYGHYITVRGERIPNANPFQQGASEAANYLLAPNESQAESVLERNSEDDAETRYVMVDWEMVTEGAKLSAPSVFYDEGNLSANDLYSRQTPILRETGQSQQPYAVAFYDHPQRYYDSQMVRLYKYHGSRAEPTVNTGFGEAVIVFDYDPVQQAPDYKAVPSGENETAIRTFPNMTAAEEFVEEDGTAQIGGVGDLPREPVPALQHYRLVDASDTSAYASQQYQRSVLQESQSLGIQPGVLQKTSPNWVKTFERVPGATVEGSGAEPGETVTASVEMKMEPGENASTFTYEQQATADEDGNFEFVLPYSTEGYDEYGPENGHTNVSVRADGAYTIAGEVESNESAHLVRNEASLDVSEGDVNGDGDGTVSVTLEETVLQEPEGANGTDGNETTGNETTGDGAGGNETIGNETGGNGTSGNETSGDGTDSNESASLAGDGATAPALRAAEGHLARP; the protein is encoded by the coding sequence ATGAGCAACGGCAGCGATAGTGACGCGACCCCCGACGGCGGCGAACCCTCCACGTCCGTCCCGGGCCTCGACTACGACTTCGAGGGGAAGTCGGTCCTCGACATTCTCAAGGACTTCTACCACGTCCCCGCACTCCTCGTAGTCGGAGTCGTCATGCTGTGGATCCGCCTCCAGTCGTACTCGAACTTCACACGCGGCGGCGAGGTCTACTTCAACGGCAACGACGCCTGGTACCACCTTCGAGAGACGACCTACGCCGTCCAAAACTGGCCGTTCACGATGCCGTACGACCCGTGGACGTACTTCCCGTACGGGACGAGCGCCGGCCAGTTCGGGACGTTGTACGACCAACTCGTCGCCACTGCGGCACTGGTCGTCGGTCTCGGATCGCCTTCCCAGGAACTGATCGCCCGAACCCTCCTCGTCGCGCCCGCCGTCTTCGGTGCCCTGACGGTCATCCCGACGTACCTCCTCGGCAAGCGTCTCGGCGGCCGCCTCGGCGGCATCTTCGCGACGGTCATCCTCATGCTGCTGCCGGGAACCTTCCTCCGGCGGACCCTCGTCGGCTTCGCGGACCACAACGGCGCGGAGCCGTTCTTCATGGGAATGGCGGTCGTCGCCCTCATGGTCGCGCTGGCGGTCGCCCAGGAGGACCGACCCATCTGGGAACTCGTCGAGTCGCGTGAGTGGGACGCCCTCCGACGGCCGGTAATCTGGAGCGTACTGGCCGGGGTCGCAACGGGGCTGTACATCTGGGTATGGCCCCCCGGCGTCCTCCTCGTCGGCATCTTTGGTGCCTACGTCGTCTATCAGGTCGTCAGCGACTACACGGGTGGGCGGTCGCCAGATCACGTCGCATTCGTCGCGGCCATCTCGATGACAGTCACCGCTGCGATGGCGATGCTGAGGTTCCACGAGACGACATTCGGCGCCAGTTCGTTCGGATTCCTCCAGCCGTTCGTCGCGCTCTCGGTCGCCGTCGCGGCGGTCACGCTCGCCTGGCTGGCCCGTCAGTTCGACGCCCGTTCCTTCGAGGACCCGCGGGCCGAACGGTACGCCTTCCCGGGAACGGTTGCACTACTCGGACTCGTCGGCGTCGTCGTCCTCGTCACGGCGCCGATCTCGTTCCTCGGTGGAATCGAACGGAACCTCCTCCGCTTCGTCGGCTTCAGCGCCGGCGCTGCAACACGAACCATCGGCGAGGCCCAACCCTTCCTCCAGTCCGGTCTCGCCCAATACTACTCCAGCACGGGCGTTGTCATGGCCGAGTACGGCTTCGCGTTCGTCACCGCGCTCGTCGCCGCTATCTGGATGCTCGTCAAGCCGCTCTGGAAGCGCGGCGAGGAGGACGACTACCTCCTGCTCGGCGTCGCGACGGCGCTGGTCCTGTTCATGTTCGTCGGCCGCTCGCTGTACAACGACTTCGCGGGTATCCTCGGCGTCAACCCGCAACTCCTCGGATTGGCCATCGTCGCGGCGCTCGTCTTCGCCGCCACCGTCCGCGTCCGCTACGACGCCGAGCACCTGTTCGCGTTCGTCTGGGTCGTCTTCATCACGGCAGCGGCGTTCACGCAGGTGAGATTCAACTACTACCTCGCGCTCGGGGTCGCGGCGTTCAACGCCTACTTCATCCGCGAGATCCTCGCGGCGATCGACGTCGACCTCTCGCGGGAGTCGCTCCCCGAGATCGAGACCTACCAGGCCATCACGGTCGCGATGGTCGTGCTTCTCGTGCTCACGCCGGTCCTGATGGTCCCGCTCTCGCTCGGCAATACCGGCAGCCCGGGCATCGACCGCACGAACACGGCCTGGCAGACCGGGAACAGCACCGGACCGGGCTCGGTCGTCTACTGGGACGAGAGCCTCCAGTGGATGAACGACAACACGCCCGCACAGGGGGACTACGGCGGCGCGGACAACGCCGACCAGCTGGAGTACTACGGCAACTACGAGCAACCGCCCGAGGGCGACTACGACTACCCGGAGGGCGCCTACGGCGTCCAGTCCTGGTGGGACTACGGCCACTACATCACCGTCCGCGGCGAACGGATTCCGAACGCGAACCCGTTCCAGCAGGGCGCGTCCGAGGCGGCCAACTACCTCCTCGCGCCGAACGAGTCGCAGGCCGAGTCGGTTCTCGAGCGCAACAGCGAGGACGACGCCGAGACCCGGTACGTGATGGTCGACTGGGAGATGGTGACCGAGGGCGCGAAGCTCAGCGCCCCCTCGGTGTTCTACGACGAGGGGAACCTCTCGGCGAACGACCTCTACTCCCGGCAGACGCCCATCCTCCGCGAGACCGGACAGAGCCAGCAACCCTACGCGGTCGCGTTCTACGACCACCCGCAGCGCTACTACGACAGCCAGATGGTCCGGCTGTACAAGTACCACGGGAGCCGGGCCGAGCCGACGGTGAACACCGGCTTCGGCGAGGCGGTGATCGTCTTCGACTACGACCCGGTACAGCAGGCGCCCGACTACAAGGCGGTGCCGAGCGGCGAGAACGAGACGGCCATCCGGACGTTCCCCAACATGACCGCCGCCGAGGAGTTCGTCGAGGAGGACGGCACGGCACAGATCGGCGGCGTGGGCGACCTCCCGCGCGAGCCGGTGCCCGCGCTCCAGCACTACCGACTCGTCGACGCGAGCGACACCTCCGCGTACGCCTCACAGCAGTACCAGCGCTCGGTGCTCCAGGAGTCACAGTCGCTGGGCATCCAGCCCGGAGTGCTCCAGAAGACCTCGCCCAACTGGGTGAAGACGTTCGAGCGCGTCCCCGGCGCGACCGTCGAGGGCTCGGGCGCCGAGCCCGGCGAAACGGTCACCGCGAGCGTCGAGATGAAGATGGAGCCCGGCGAGAACGCCTCGACGTTCACCTACGAGCAGCAGGCGACCGCCGACGAGGACGGAAACTTCGAGTTCGTCCTCCCGTACTCAACCGAAGGGTACGACGAGTACGGCCCCGAGAACGGCCACACGAACGTCAGCGTGCGCGCGGACGGCGCGTACACGATCGCCGGCGAGGTGGAGTCGAACGAGAGCGCCCATCTCGTCCGGAACGAGGCGTCGCTCGACGTCTCCGAGGGCGACGTGAACGGCGACGGCGACGGCACGGTCTCGGTCACCCTGGAGGAGACGGTACTCCAGGAACCCGAGGGAGCGAACGGCACCGACGGGAACGAGACCACCGGGAACGAGACGACCGGCGACGGCGCGGGCGGCAACGAAACCATCGGGAACGAGACCGGCGGCAACGGGACCTCCGGCAACGAAACGTCCGGCGACGGGACGGACAGCAACGAGTCGGCCTCGCTCGCCGGCGACGGCGCCACCGCGCCCGCGCTCCGGGCGGCCGAGGGCCACCTCGCGCGGCCGTAG
- a CDS encoding endonuclease III domain-containing protein, which produces MSEDEPDVNISGGADGGGAFAAFDAGEAETRAEAVVDELGDLYWRKAYGGQDAFECLVRTILSQNTSDVASQPAHDDLMARYGPGGTAPNAGPDLARTLAKAPQDDLAETIASAGLYNQKSETMIRLAGRVVEEYGGATGFDEFVTGSDPAEVRAELLDMTGVGPKTADCVLLFAGGRGGVFPVDTHVHRIARRMGLAPPDADHETVRERIEAAVPPEKCGFGHTAMIQFGREYCTARKPACLDGPEACPLYDLCDRVGVDELAGETVDPAEAASGS; this is translated from the coding sequence ATGAGCGAGGACGAACCCGACGTGAACATCAGCGGGGGCGCCGACGGCGGGGGCGCGTTCGCGGCGTTCGACGCGGGCGAGGCCGAAACGCGCGCCGAGGCCGTCGTCGACGAACTGGGCGACCTGTACTGGCGGAAGGCGTACGGCGGCCAGGACGCCTTCGAGTGTCTCGTCCGGACGATCCTCTCACAGAACACGAGCGACGTGGCGAGCCAGCCGGCCCACGACGACCTGATGGCCCGCTACGGGCCCGGCGGGACCGCCCCGAACGCCGGCCCGGACCTCGCGAGGACGCTCGCGAAGGCCCCGCAGGACGACCTCGCCGAGACCATCGCCTCTGCCGGCCTCTACAACCAGAAGTCCGAGACGATGATCCGTCTCGCCGGGCGGGTCGTCGAGGAGTATGGCGGCGCAACGGGGTTCGACGAGTTCGTGACCGGGAGCGACCCCGCCGAGGTGCGGGCGGAACTGCTCGACATGACGGGCGTCGGCCCGAAGACTGCCGACTGCGTCCTCCTGTTCGCGGGGGGTCGCGGCGGGGTGTTCCCGGTCGACACGCACGTCCACCGCATCGCTCGCAGGATGGGCCTCGCACCCCCGGACGCGGACCACGAGACCGTACGGGAACGGATCGAAGCGGCCGTGCCCCCGGAGAAGTGCGGCTTCGGGCACACGGCGATGATCCAGTTCGGGCGCGAGTACTGCACGGCACGGAAGCCGGCCTGCCTGGACGGACCGGAGGCGTGCCCGCTGTACGACCTGTGTGACCGCGTCGGCGTCGACGAACTCGCCGGCGAGACGGTGGACCCCGCCGAGGCCGCGTCGGGGTCCTGA